The nucleotide window ATTATTGATCTCGACGACATGGCCGACTCCATTGTCTCGAATCTGTATCAATAGGGCCGTTTGAATTCTGAATTTGCACTGGAGGTTTGGAGCATGGAGTGTACCGAATATCTGGCGTTGCTCGACAGCGACGACAAGGAGGTCGTCCGTGAGAGCGCGTTCAGGGCGGGCGAGGACAATTGTACCGAAGCCGTGCCCAAACTGGCGGAATTGCTGACCACCAATCATCTCGGCATCCAGGAGGCGGTGGACAGTTCCCTCAGGAAGATCGGCGGCAAGGAGACGGTGCAGGCCGTGCTGCCGCTGTTGCGCTCGGACGACGCCCCCGTGCGGAATTTGTCCATGGACATCCTGCGGGAGGTGGGGAGCCAGGATATGGGGTCCCTCATCGAGCTCAGCCAGGATGAAGACGCGGATATCCGAATTTTCATGGCCGACATCCTCGGCTCCACCGGGAGCCTGTTGGCTGTCGAGCCCCTCTGCGACGCCCTCCTCAGGGACCCCGAGGTCAACGTCCGCTACCAGGCTGCGGTCAGCCTGGGCGATCTGGGCATGGCCGAGGCCGCTCCCTGCCTGAACAAGGCCATCAACGACGAGGAGTGGGTTCAGTATTCCGTGATCGAGGCGCTGACCAAGATCGGGCATTCCAGTTCCGTGGACGCCCTGGTCAAGGCGTTGGACTCCGCGTCCGACCTGGTTGCGTCGATGATCATCGATTCCCTGGGCGAGCTGGGCAACGTCAAGGCCGTGACCATGCTTTTGCGGCGCATGCCCGATGCACCCACCGCGCTGCGGAATAAAATCGTCAAGGCCGTGGTCAAAATTCTCGGGGGCAAGTCCCTGACCCTCCTGAGCGACGAGGAGCGGGAGCGGTTCCGCCAGTACCTGCTGGTGGCGCTCGAGGACGAGGACGAGGAAATACAGGATGCAGCCATTCAGGGGCTGGCCCATGTGGGCGGCGAACAGGCCTCCAGGGGAATCCTCACCATCGCGGCCGGCCTGGATCAGGATCGTGATCAGGACCGGCTGCAGACCATCATCGGGTGCCTGGCCGAAATCGGGCTGACCGAAGCCCTGAAGGAAGGGGTCCTCGGCGATGACCAGACCACGGCCGGCGTTGCCGTGCAGGCCCTCTCCCTGATCGCGCCCGAGCAGTGCAGCGAAGCGCACGCGGTCTGCGGTGTGCTCATGGAGGCTTTCTGGCAGACTTCGTTGCCCATCCAGCGGCAGATCATAAGCGTTGCTGCGGAGCGGGCCGACGAGTCGGCAAAAGACTTTTTCATCAAGATACTCGAGGAGCACAAGGACGGCACCGTGCTCAAGAGCGTGGTCTACCTGCTGGGCGAGAAGCTCCGGTTGGCCGAGGTCGTGGATGACATATTCCCGATGCTCGGGCATCAGTACGACGACGTCAAGGAGTCGGCCCTCAATGCCTGCATAGCCATCGGCGGCGACGCGGTCGTGACCCGCTTCA belongs to Pseudodesulfovibrio portus and includes:
- a CDS encoding HEAT repeat domain-containing protein, yielding MECTEYLALLDSDDKEVVRESAFRAGEDNCTEAVPKLAELLTTNHLGIQEAVDSSLRKIGGKETVQAVLPLLRSDDAPVRNLSMDILREVGSQDMGSLIELSQDEDADIRIFMADILGSTGSLLAVEPLCDALLRDPEVNVRYQAAVSLGDLGMAEAAPCLNKAINDEEWVQYSVIEALTKIGHSSSVDALVKALDSASDLVASMIIDSLGELGNVKAVTMLLRRMPDAPTALRNKIVKAVVKILGGKSLTLLSDEERERFRQYLLVALEDEDEEIQDAAIQGLAHVGGEQASRGILTIAAGLDQDRDQDRLQTIIGCLAEIGLTEALKEGVLGDDQTTAGVAVQALSLIAPEQCSEAHAVCGVLMEAFWQTSLPIQRQIISVAAERADESAKDFFIKILEEHKDGTVLKSVVYLLGEKLRLAEVVDDIFPMLGHQYDDVKESALNACIAIGGDAVVTRFREMAVSEDPIQRFMAIYALGKLGATENLDYLKQAVEDEIPDVRKVALEALAGVGDPSDWRQLVLQRLSDENKDVRLTVIEIMGRYFDDEMVPHLLHALNDEDDWVKIRAIDALGEHGLTEGVPHLVAMLKNTNRFVVMKAIEGLGRIGGPEAFNALLEVTNSDEYELVSAAEEAITRIQEAQE